The nucleotide window GCGGGCAGAAACCGTCAACGCCTTCATGCGTGGTGTATACAACTGGATGTTCGTGGGGCTTGCCGTGACGGCAGGTGCCGCGTGGTTCACTGCGTCAAGCCCGGCCATGCTGCAACTGGTGTTCGGCAACAGCTTCGTGCTGATCGGCCTGATCCTTGCCGAACTCGGCCTGGTCATGGGCATCAGCGCGGGCATCGCACGCCTTTCCGGCGGCGCGGCCACCGGGCTTTTCGTGCTGTACAGCGCGCTGAACGGCATCACCCTTTCTGCGGTGCTGCTGGCCTACACAGCGGGTACGGTGTTCCAGGCCTTCGCCACGGCGGCGGGCATGTTCGGCGCCATGTCCCTCTACGGCCTGACCACCAAGAAGGACCTCACCTCGTGGGGCAGCTTTTTGTTCATGGGCCTCATCGGCATTCTCATCGCCAGCGTGGTGAACATTTTCGTGGGCAGCTCGGCCATGTCGCTGGTCATCAGCGCCATCGGCGTCATCGTGTTCACGGGGCTGACCGCCTACGACAGCCAGAAGCTGCGCATGATGGGCGAAACCGCCCCCATGGACGACGCCACGGCCATCCGGCGTGGTACCATCCTGGGCGCGTTGACCCTGTACCTGGACTTCATCAACCTGTTCCTGATGATGCTGCGCCTGTTCGGTTCTTCGCGCGACTAGCCTGCATCGCCTGCGTGATCGACTGTGACTGCCAGGGGGGGCGCTTCGCCCCCCTTTTTCATGGTGCGGTGCTGCGCGTCCCGCCGTGTCCGACCGGAACGTCGTCCCGTCCTTCCTTACTCGGCCCGGCCCCGCCCTTCCCGGCCCGGCCCAGTCCCGACCAGTCCTGTCCTGTCCCGCCCCGCCCCCCTGCCTGCATTACCCCGGCGACAAGCGCGCCCGCACATGCTAGACTTGTATCCATGCGCACATCGTTGCCCTTTTCTGGATTGATCGGGGCGGCGTCATGAACATCGCCGCCGTGCAGAAGACCTGTGCCCCCCTTCTGCGCCCGTTGGGCGCGGCCTACGCAGCGTGCATGGCCGCCCGCCGCGCCGCGTACGAGGCGGGCGTGCTGCCGCGCTTTGCTCCTCCGCGCCCGGTGGTGTCGGTGGGCAACATCTGCTGGGGCGGCACGGGCAAGACGCCACTGGTGCACTGGCTGCTACGCTGGTGCGGCGCGCACGGGCTGTCCGCCGCCGTACTCACGCGCGGCTACGGGGCGAAACCGCCGCAACTTCCCCTGCTGGTGCGGGCCGAAAACTCGGCGGCGGAGGCGGGCGACGAACCGCTGATGCTGGCCCGCCAGAACCCCGACGCGGCCGTGCTGGTGGACCCGGTGCGGCGCAGGGCCGGACACTGGGCAGAGGCGCACCTTGCCCCGCACCTGTACCTGCTGGACGACGGTTTTCAGCACCTGGCGGTGCGCCGCGACCTGGACATCGTGGTGTTGCGCCCGGCGGACCTGACCGGTGAATGGGGCCGGACCATCCCGGCGGGATCGTGGCGCGAGGGTGCGTCCGCGCTGGGCCGCGCTCATGCCTTCTGCGTGAAGGCGGAGCCGGACATGTTCAATGCCCTGGGCCCTCAACTGGAACGCCGCCTGATTCGCTACGGCATGCCGGTGTTCAGCTTTCGTCTTGCCCCGCGCGGCCTTGTGCGGGTGGGCCGGGGACTGGACCCGCGCCCGGCGGAGCAGGGGGCGGTAACCCGTGCGCATCTGGACGGCGCGCCCTACGTGCTGGTCAGCGGCGTGGGCGAACCGGCGCAGGTGCACGCAACGGCCACGCGCTTTTTCGGCTATCCGCCCCTGCTCCACCGCGTTTTTCCCGACCATCATCCCTACGGCCCCGGCGATGTGCGCCTGCTGGCGGGCGAGGGGTGCGCGGTGGTGTGCACCCCCAAGGACGCCGTCAAACTGGCGCCGTTGTGCGGCGAAGGTGACGGGTGCCGTGGCCATGACGGTTCCGGGGGCGACGGCGCCAACCCGCCGGACCTGTGGGCCTTCGACCTGGTGACCGAATTCGGACCGGCATTGTGGTCCACGACGAATTTTCCCGAATGGTGGGCCGCCCGCTGGGCGGGGCTTTCCGCAGCCCGCCGGGCCTGACCTGCCGCAGTCCGGCCCGGTTGACCGCCCCTTGCCGGGGGCGCCGACCCTGATCGGTTCCGGCTGGTCCCGGCTGACACGACCGGCGGCAACGGACCTTCCGTGGCCGAAGTCGGCAGCCCGCCCGCATTCGACATCTTTCACTCCGGCACGGCCGGAAAGGACATCCATATGACAAAGAAGAAACGCGACGAGAGCTACGTGCTGCCCGACGCGAACGACCTGACGGCCCTGTTTCGCGAGGCGCACCGCCCGCTGACCATCGACGCGCTGATGCGCATGCTGGGCCTGCACCGCCGCATGAAGAAGGAACTGGAGGGCCGCCTGGAGGACCTCGTCCGGCAGGGGCGCACCATCCGCCTGCGCGGCGGGGCCTGGGGCCTTGTGGAACAGCTGCGGCTGGTCACGGGTACCCTGTCCATCCAGCGTTCCGGAATGGGCTTCGTGCTGCCCGAGGAAAAGGGGCGCGACGACATCTACGTGCATTCCTACCAGATGGGCGATGCCTGGCACGGCGACAAGGTGGTGGTGGCCCTGCTGCCCGGACGCCACGGCAAGAATCCGGAAGGGCGCATCGTGCGCGTGCTGGAGCGGGGCCGCAAGGAAATACCCGCCCGCGTGGTGCGCAGCATGGGCAAGCACAGCCTGCTGTGCCGCCCGGCCGACCCGCGCATGGCCGTCAGCTTCATGGTGGACATGAGCGCCGTGGAAGAGAAGGCCGAAAAGGGCGACCTTGTGGTTGCCGCCCCCGGTGACAAGGTGGAGGACGGCCTGTGGGCGGCCACCGGGCTTGCCGTGCTGGGCGCCGACGACAACGTGCTGGTGCAGGAACGGTTGGTGAAGATCAACCACGACGTGCCCACCGACTTTCCGCCCGAGGTGCTGGAAGAAGCCCGCGACCTGCCCGCCGAGCCAAGCCGCGACGACATGGAAGGCCGCATCGACTTGCGCCACCTGGAGTTCGTCACCATAGACGGGGCCAAGGCCCGCGACTTCGACGACGCCGTGTACGTGGAGGAACAGAGCACCGGCTACCGCCTGTGGGTGGCCATCGCCGACGTGGCCCACTACGTGCGGCCCGGTTCGGCCATGGACCGCGAGGCGCAGGCCCGGTCCAACTCGTACTATTTCCCGCAGTCGGTGGAACCCATGCTGCCCGAGGCCCTTTCCAACGGGCTGTGCAGCCTGAACCCGCGCGTGCCCCGGCTGGCCATGGTGGCGGAAACCTTCTTCTACGCCGACGGCAGCCCCGGCCGCAGCAAGTTCTATGCGGCCATCATCGAATCCAAGGCCCGGCTTACCTACGGGCAGGTCAACCGGGCGCTGATCGAGAAGGACGAGAAGGAGCGCCGCCTGCTCACCCCGGTGCTGCCCCTGCTGGAACGCGCCGAAGGGCTGGCCCGCCTGCTGAACGCCAAGCGTTCGGAACGCGGCAGCCTGGACTTCGACCTGCCCGAGCCGGAGGTGATCTTCAACATCTACGGCGAGACGGTGGACATTGGCCGCAAGGTGCGCCACTTCGGCCACCAGATCATCGAAGAGTTCATGATCGCCGCCAACGAGGCGGTGGCCCGCTTCCTGACCGAAAAGAACGCCCGCTTCCTGTACCGGGTGCACCCGGAGCCGGACACCGAGAAGCTGGAGGGGCTGTTCAAGGTGCTGGCCCGCACCTCGCTGGCGCAGCACCTGCCCGGCAAGCCTTCGGCCAAGGCGTTGCAGGGCGTGTTGCAGGCGGCCAAGGGCACCGACCAGGAATTCGTGGTCAACCGCATGGCCCTGCGCACCATGATGCAGGCCCGTTACGCGCCCGACCACGAAGGCCATTTCGGCCTGGCTTCGGAATGCTACTGCCATTTCACCTCGCCCATCCGCCGGTACGCCGACCTGATCGTGCACCGCGCGCTGCGCCGCACGCTGGGGCTGCCGGTGAACGGGCCGCTGCCGGGCGAACGGGCCCTGCTGACCATTGCCGACACCCTGAACGTGAACGAGCGCGTGGCCATGGAGGCCGAGCGCGAGATACTCAAGCGCATCACCGTGCTGTTCCTGTCCGAACGGGTGGGTGAAGAGTTCACCGGGGTCATTTCCGGCATCATCGACTTCGGCTTTTTCGTGGAATTCAACGAGGTGATGGCCGAGGGCATGGTGCGCCTGTCGTCGCTGGACGACGACTACTACGGCTACCTGCCGGAGCGGCAGGAACTGGTGGGCGAGCGCACGGGACGCAGCTTCCGGCTGGGCCAGGCCGTGACGGTGCGCCTTGCGGATGTCAACGTGGCGCGGCTGGAGGTGAACCTGGCGTTGGCCGGTCCGGACGCCGTGGCGTCCACCGGGGTGCGCAAGGAACGCCGCGATCATGCTGGCCGGAGCGGGCGGGACGCCCGTGGCGGGCGCGGTGCGCGTCCCGGCACTCCCGACGGGCGTGACGGTCGCACCGGTCGCCGTGAACCCGATAGCGTGGCCGCAGCGCCCGCGCGGGCTGGTGCCCTTGACGAACGCGCCGCCCGCAAGGCCCGCGCGCGCGCGGCTACCGATGCCGGGTTGGACGATCCGATGCCCACACCCATTCCGGAACCGTTGGAGAATGCCCCGCGCCGTGGACGAAAGCCCGCGCAGCCCGGCAAGGGGCGGGCCGCCGCCGAGCCCGCTCCCGGTCGCAAGGATGGCGCCGCGAAGAAGGCTGGCAGTGTCTTTGGGCAAGCCCCGGCAAAGCCGGATTCGGCCCGCCGTGGCAAGGGCGGTGACGCCAAGGCCCGGACGCAGGAAGACAAGGCGTCCTCTCCGGTGAAACCGGGCGGCAAGGGAAACGCTGGCGACGCAGGCAAGGCGTCTGCCAAGGGCAACGGCAAGACCGTCGCCAAGGCCGGGGATAGCGGCATGGCCGCCACCGCCGCAAAGGGTGGTGCGGGCACAGCCAAGGCAGCCCCTGTATCCGACAGGCCCGCGTCGGGCACGAAGGCCGGGGGCACGACCACCAAGGGGGGCAATGCCCCGAAAGCTCCGGTCCGGTCAGGTGATGCAGGCACGTCGGGCCCGAACACGTCGGGCAGGGACACGTCGGGCAGGGGCACGTCGAGCAGGGACACGTCCGACCAAAACAAAGCGGACAGGGACACGTCGGGCAGGGGCAAGGCCTCCGGGAACGATTCCGCCAAGGGCACGCCGCCCGCGAAAGGCAGGCCCGCGTCCGCCAAGGCCGAATCCGCCAGAACCGAGTCCCCCAAGTCCGAATCGGCCAGGACCGGCGCGCCTGGGTCCAAGTCTCCTGCGCCCGCCAAGCCCGCCCCCATTAAGCCTGCCAAGGCCCCAAAGCCCCCAAAGGACGGCAAAGGCTAGCCGCCGTTACCCGTCCGCCGAGACTGCAACACAACGCCGCCCCGGAGATTTCTCTCCGGGGCGGCGATTTGTTCATGGGTGCGGCAGTCCGGGCCGATTGCGTCTTGCGGGGGGCGAAAGGGGCAGGTCCGCCGGACTCCGTCCGCCGGGCTCCCGGTCCGGCTACAGCCGGGTGATGCCGAAGCGGGCCAGCAGTTCCGCCAGACGCTGGTTCAGGTTGGTGGTGGAGCGCGACAGCAGGTCCAGGCTGACGTACAGGGCAAATTCCACCCGGAACGAGGCGTCGGTCCACAGCGAGCCGATTTCGCGGGCCAGTTGCGGCTCTATCTGCAACAGATGCAGCAGTGATTCCAGTTCCGTCGCCGTCTGGGGGCGGAAGA belongs to Nitratidesulfovibrio sp. and includes:
- the rnr gene encoding ribonuclease R — translated: MTKKKRDESYVLPDANDLTALFREAHRPLTIDALMRMLGLHRRMKKELEGRLEDLVRQGRTIRLRGGAWGLVEQLRLVTGTLSIQRSGMGFVLPEEKGRDDIYVHSYQMGDAWHGDKVVVALLPGRHGKNPEGRIVRVLERGRKEIPARVVRSMGKHSLLCRPADPRMAVSFMVDMSAVEEKAEKGDLVVAAPGDKVEDGLWAATGLAVLGADDNVLVQERLVKINHDVPTDFPPEVLEEARDLPAEPSRDDMEGRIDLRHLEFVTIDGAKARDFDDAVYVEEQSTGYRLWVAIADVAHYVRPGSAMDREAQARSNSYYFPQSVEPMLPEALSNGLCSLNPRVPRLAMVAETFFYADGSPGRSKFYAAIIESKARLTYGQVNRALIEKDEKERRLLTPVLPLLERAEGLARLLNAKRSERGSLDFDLPEPEVIFNIYGETVDIGRKVRHFGHQIIEEFMIAANEAVARFLTEKNARFLYRVHPEPDTEKLEGLFKVLARTSLAQHLPGKPSAKALQGVLQAAKGTDQEFVVNRMALRTMMQARYAPDHEGHFGLASECYCHFTSPIRRYADLIVHRALRRTLGLPVNGPLPGERALLTIADTLNVNERVAMEAEREILKRITVLFLSERVGEEFTGVISGIIDFGFFVEFNEVMAEGMVRLSSLDDDYYGYLPERQELVGERTGRSFRLGQAVTVRLADVNVARLEVNLALAGPDAVASTGVRKERRDHAGRSGRDARGGRGARPGTPDGRDGRTGRREPDSVAAAPARAGALDERAARKARARAATDAGLDDPMPTPIPEPLENAPRRGRKPAQPGKGRAAAEPAPGRKDGAAKKAGSVFGQAPAKPDSARRGKGGDAKARTQEDKASSPVKPGGKGNAGDAGKASAKGNGKTVAKAGDSGMAATAAKGGAGTAKAAPVSDRPASGTKAGGTTTKGGNAPKAPVRSGDAGTSGPNTSGRDTSGRGTSSRDTSDQNKADRDTSGRGKASGNDSAKGTPPAKGRPASAKAESARTESPKSESARTGAPGSKSPAPAKPAPIKPAKAPKPPKDGKG
- a CDS encoding Bax inhibitor-1/YccA family protein, with protein sequence MLGRTVSAPTRARAETVNAFMRGVYNWMFVGLAVTAGAAWFTASSPAMLQLVFGNSFVLIGLILAELGLVMGISAGIARLSGGAATGLFVLYSALNGITLSAVLLAYTAGTVFQAFATAAGMFGAMSLYGLTTKKDLTSWGSFLFMGLIGILIASVVNIFVGSSAMSLVISAIGVIVFTGLTAYDSQKLRMMGETAPMDDATAIRRGTILGALTLYLDFINLFLMMLRLFGSSRD
- the lpxK gene encoding tetraacyldisaccharide 4'-kinase, with the translated sequence MNIAAVQKTCAPLLRPLGAAYAACMAARRAAYEAGVLPRFAPPRPVVSVGNICWGGTGKTPLVHWLLRWCGAHGLSAAVLTRGYGAKPPQLPLLVRAENSAAEAGDEPLMLARQNPDAAVLVDPVRRRAGHWAEAHLAPHLYLLDDGFQHLAVRRDLDIVVLRPADLTGEWGRTIPAGSWREGASALGRAHAFCVKAEPDMFNALGPQLERRLIRYGMPVFSFRLAPRGLVRVGRGLDPRPAEQGAVTRAHLDGAPYVLVSGVGEPAQVHATATRFFGYPPLLHRVFPDHHPYGPGDVRLLAGEGCAVVCTPKDAVKLAPLCGEGDGCRGHDGSGGDGANPPDLWAFDLVTEFGPALWSTTNFPEWWAARWAGLSAARRA